A genomic window from Microvirga sp. TS319 includes:
- a CDS encoding PLP-dependent cysteine synthase family protein — MPVSCNRSWVSTAIQIIEADFNRSSDTHLLQVPLPALPGISLYLKDESTHPSGSLKHRLARSLFLYGLCNGWIGPNTTIIEASSGSTAVSEAYFARMLGLRFIAVMPRSTSAEKIAQIAFYGGESHFVDSPAEMYEESARLARDLGGHYMDQFTYAERATDWRGNNNIAESIFSQMAHEEYPVPRWVVVGAGTGGTSATLGRYIRYRRLPTKLCLADPEASVFHRHLADRSVCTTSEPPSVIEGIGRPRCEPSFVPELIDRAYAVPDDASIAAARVLSRRIGRSCGGSTGTNLWAVAQIVGDMVRQGETGSVVTLLCDSGDRYRSTHFNDDWLKERGIDIKPSEEAIERFFETGVL; from the coding sequence ATGCCAGTTTCATGCAACCGCTCCTGGGTTTCCACCGCCATCCAGATCATCGAGGCGGATTTCAACCGCTCGTCGGATACGCATCTCCTGCAGGTGCCGCTGCCGGCCTTGCCCGGCATATCGCTGTACCTGAAGGATGAATCGACCCATCCGTCGGGCAGCCTCAAGCATCGGCTGGCGCGTTCGCTGTTCCTGTACGGGCTGTGCAACGGCTGGATCGGGCCGAACACGACGATCATCGAGGCATCGAGCGGATCGACGGCGGTGTCGGAGGCCTATTTCGCCCGGATGCTGGGTTTGCGCTTCATCGCTGTGATGCCGCGCTCGACCTCCGCCGAGAAGATCGCGCAGATCGCCTTCTATGGCGGCGAGAGCCATTTCGTGGATTCGCCTGCCGAGATGTACGAGGAGAGCGCGAGGCTCGCCCGCGATCTCGGCGGCCATTACATGGACCAGTTCACCTATGCCGAGCGGGCTACGGACTGGCGCGGCAACAACAACATCGCGGAATCCATCTTCAGCCAGATGGCCCATGAGGAATATCCGGTGCCGCGCTGGGTCGTGGTCGGCGCGGGCACCGGCGGCACCTCGGCGACGCTCGGGCGCTACATCCGCTATCGCCGCCTGCCGACGAAGCTGTGCCTCGCCGATCCGGAGGCCTCGGTCTTCCATCGGCACCTGGCGGACCGCAGCGTATGCACCACCAGCGAGCCGCCTTCCGTCATCGAGGGCATCGGCCGGCCGCGCTGCGAGCCGTCCTTCGTGCCGGAACTCATCGACCGGGCCTATGCGGTGCCCGACGACGCGAGCATCGCGGCAGCGCGGGTTCTCTCCCGGCGCATCGGCCGATCCTGCGGCGGCTCGACCGGCACCAATCTCTGGGCTGTGGCGCAGATCGTCGGCGACATGGTGCGGCAGGGCGAGACAGGCTCGGTGGTAACGCTGCTGTGCGATTCCGGCGACCGCTACCGCTCCACGCATTTCAACGACGACTGGCTCAAGGAGCGCGGCATCGACATCAAGCCTTCCGAGGAGGCCATCGAGCGCTTCTTCGAAACGGGGGTTCTCTAG
- a CDS encoding alpha/beta hydrolase: protein MTELSFIHRYEPATEPGRPPLLLLHGTGGDENDLISLGRMVSPGSALLSPRGKVLENGMPRFFRRLAEGVFDEEDLRLRTGELADFVTDARKAYGLEAPIALGFSNGANIAAAMLMLRPAALSGAALLRAMVPFQNEPKSDLTGKRVLMVSGLMDPIIPADNAARLAASLAASGAEVTHETLPTGHGLSQTDLQLLVKWFSEQGT, encoded by the coding sequence ATGACCGAGCTGTCCTTTATCCATCGCTACGAGCCCGCCACCGAGCCCGGCCGCCCGCCTCTCCTGCTGCTTCACGGCACGGGCGGAGACGAGAACGACCTGATCTCCTTGGGCCGCATGGTCTCGCCCGGATCCGCCCTGCTCTCCCCGCGCGGCAAGGTGCTGGAGAACGGCATGCCGCGCTTCTTCCGCCGATTGGCGGAAGGCGTGTTCGACGAGGAGGACCTGCGCCTTCGCACCGGCGAACTCGCCGATTTCGTCACCGACGCGCGCAAGGCCTATGGCCTTGAGGCTCCGATCGCGCTCGGCTTCTCCAACGGCGCGAACATCGCCGCCGCGATGCTGATGCTGCGTCCCGCGGCGCTGTCGGGCGCCGCGCTGCTGCGCGCCATGGTGCCGTTCCAGAATGAGCCCAAGAGCGATCTTACAGGCAAGCGCGTGCTGATGGTGTCGGGGCTGATGGATCCGATCATTCCGGCCGACAACGCGGCGCGGCTCGCCGCATCGCTCGCGGCGTCGGGAGCGGAGGTCACGCATGAAACACTGCCGACCGGGCACGGGCTGTCCCAGACCGACCTGCAGCTGCTCGTGAAGTGGTTTTCGGAGCAAGGGACGTAG
- a CDS encoding HAD-IA family hydrolase: MKLILFDVDGTLVDSQNVIVASVCGAFHAYGLEPPSRERALSIVGLSLVEAFTVLAGPKAPVEGLAQAYRDAYTVLHRDPVNEAPLFPGAGECIAWLKGRDDVRLGLATGKSRKGVVRLISQQGWEGVFATTQTADDAPSKPHPAMILQAMAAIGVAPEDTLMIGDSSYDMGMARAAGVLPIGVSWGFQPVAALNEAGAHRIVDSYGELEPMLRTFIANLS, encoded by the coding sequence GTGAAGCTCATTCTCTTCGATGTCGACGGAACGCTCGTCGACAGTCAGAACGTCATCGTGGCCTCGGTGTGCGGGGCGTTCCACGCCTATGGGCTGGAGCCGCCGAGCCGGGAGCGCGCCCTCTCGATCGTCGGCCTGTCGCTGGTGGAGGCCTTTACGGTGCTCGCCGGGCCGAAGGCTCCGGTGGAAGGTTTGGCTCAGGCCTACAGGGATGCCTATACCGTTCTGCATCGGGATCCGGTCAACGAGGCGCCGCTCTTTCCGGGGGCAGGCGAGTGCATCGCATGGCTCAAGGGCCGCGACGACGTGCGTCTCGGGCTTGCGACGGGCAAATCCCGAAAAGGGGTCGTGCGCCTGATTTCACAGCAGGGCTGGGAGGGGGTCTTCGCCACGACCCAGACCGCCGACGACGCGCCCTCGAAACCTCATCCGGCCATGATCCTGCAGGCGATGGCGGCCATCGGCGTTGCACCGGAAGACACGTTGATGATCGGCGATTCCAGCTACGACATGGGAATGGCGCGGGCCGCCGGGGTGCTTCCGATCGGTGTGTCCTGGGGCTTCCAGCCTGTCGCGGCGCTGAACGAGGCGGGGGCTCACCGCATCGTCGACAGCTATGGGGAACTCGAGCCGATGCTCCGGACTTTCATCGCGAACCTCTCGTAA
- a CDS encoding ATP12 family chaperone protein, which produces MRAAQAGMKPMLPKRFYKEAGVAERDGLFHLALDGRMAKTPGKQALAVPSRALAEAMAREWAAQETEIDPATMPITRIVNSAIDGVAARRAEVVEDLVRYAGSDLVLYRVSEPARLVQAQDDAWNPILDWARDSHGARFTLAEGVMHVTQPDEAVAAIRSALERIDSPFALAALHVMTTLSGSVLIALAHALGPLDPDGAWAAAHVDELYQESVWGEDEEAMERRRRREADFRAASEVYRLGALS; this is translated from the coding sequence ATGCGGGCGGCCCAAGCCGGCATGAAGCCCATGCTGCCGAAGCGCTTCTATAAGGAGGCGGGCGTCGCGGAGCGGGACGGCCTCTTCCATCTTGCCCTCGACGGGCGGATGGCGAAAACCCCGGGCAAGCAGGCGCTGGCGGTGCCGTCGCGCGCGCTCGCCGAGGCGATGGCCCGGGAATGGGCGGCACAGGAGACCGAGATCGATCCCGCGACGATGCCGATCACCCGCATCGTCAATTCCGCCATCGACGGCGTGGCGGCGCGCCGGGCCGAGGTGGTGGAGGATCTGGTGCGATATGCGGGATCCGACCTCGTCCTCTACCGCGTGAGCGAGCCCGCGAGGCTCGTCCAGGCGCAGGATGATGCCTGGAACCCGATTCTGGATTGGGCCAGGGACAGCCATGGCGCCCGCTTCACCCTGGCGGAAGGCGTCATGCACGTGACCCAGCCGGATGAGGCGGTCGCCGCGATCCGGTCGGCCCTCGAGCGGATCGATTCGCCCTTCGCGCTCGCCGCCCTGCATGTGATGACCACGCTTTCCGGATCGGTGCTGATCGCCCTGGCCCATGCCTTGGGGCCGCTCGACCCCGACGGGGCCTGGGCCGCCGCCCATGTGGACGAACTGTACCAGGAAAGCGTCTGGGGCGAGGACGAGGAAGCCATGGAGCGCCGCCGCAGGCGCGAGGCCGATTTCAGGGCCGCCTCCGAGGTCTACCGCCTCGGGGCCCTCTCGTAA
- a CDS encoding acyl-CoA carboxylase subunit beta produces MKDILERLEERRGQARLGGGAKRIQAQHGRGKLTARERLELLLDTGSFEEFDMFVEHRSADFGMDQAKIPGDGVVTGWGTVNGRTVFVFAKDFTVFGGSLSEAHAQKITKIQDMALKMRAPIVGLFDAGGARIQEGVAALGGYGEVFRRNVIASGVIPQISVIMGPCAGGDVYSPAMTDFIFMVRDRSYMFVTGPDVVKTVTNETVTAEELGGAKVHTTKSSVADGAYDNDVEALLQVRRLLDFLPANNMDGVPEIPSFDDPDRVDASLDTLIPDHPNKPYDMKELILKVVDEGDFFELQEAYAKNILTGFGRLEGRTVGFVANQPMVLAGVLDSDASRKAARFVRFCDAFNIPIVTFADVPGFLPGTAQEYGGLIKHGAKLLFAYAQATVPLVTVITRKAFGGAYDVMASKHIGGDVNYAWPSAQIAVMGAKGAVEIIFRQDLGDADKIAARTKEYEDRFMSPFVAAERGYIDEVIMPHSTRRRIARALAMLRHKETEQPWKKHDNIPL; encoded by the coding sequence ATGAAAGACATTCTCGAACGGCTTGAAGAGCGGCGGGGGCAGGCCCGCCTCGGCGGCGGCGCCAAGCGCATTCAGGCGCAGCATGGCCGCGGCAAGCTCACGGCGCGCGAGCGCCTCGAGCTGTTGCTCGACACGGGCTCGTTCGAGGAGTTCGACATGTTCGTCGAGCACCGCTCGGCGGATTTCGGCATGGACCAAGCCAAGATCCCGGGCGACGGCGTCGTCACCGGCTGGGGCACGGTCAACGGCCGCACGGTCTTCGTCTTCGCCAAGGATTTCACCGTGTTCGGCGGCTCGCTCTCCGAGGCCCATGCCCAGAAGATCACCAAGATCCAGGACATGGCCCTGAAAATGCGCGCTCCGATCGTGGGCCTGTTCGATGCCGGCGGCGCGCGCATCCAGGAGGGCGTGGCCGCGCTCGGCGGCTACGGCGAGGTGTTCCGGCGCAACGTGATCGCCTCCGGGGTGATCCCGCAGATCTCGGTCATCATGGGCCCGTGCGCGGGTGGCGACGTCTATTCGCCGGCCATGACCGACTTCATCTTCATGGTGCGCGACCGCTCGTACATGTTCGTCACCGGCCCCGACGTGGTCAAGACCGTCACCAACGAGACCGTCACGGCCGAGGAGCTCGGCGGCGCCAAGGTCCACACCACCAAGTCGTCGGTCGCCGACGGCGCCTACGACAACGACGTCGAGGCGCTGCTGCAGGTGCGCCGCCTGCTCGACTTCCTGCCCGCCAACAACATGGACGGCGTGCCGGAAATCCCGAGCTTCGACGACCCGGACCGGGTGGACGCCAGCCTCGACACGCTGATCCCGGACCATCCCAACAAGCCCTACGACATGAAGGAGCTGATCCTGAAGGTCGTGGACGAGGGCGACTTCTTCGAGCTCCAGGAGGCGTATGCCAAGAACATCCTGACCGGCTTCGGGCGCCTCGAGGGCCGCACGGTGGGGTTCGTGGCCAACCAGCCGATGGTGCTGGCGGGCGTGCTCGACTCGGATGCCTCGCGCAAGGCGGCGCGCTTCGTGCGCTTTTGCGACGCGTTCAACATCCCGATCGTCACCTTCGCGGACGTGCCGGGGTTTCTGCCCGGCACGGCGCAGGAATATGGCGGCCTGATCAAGCACGGCGCGAAGCTGCTGTTTGCCTATGCGCAGGCGACGGTGCCGCTGGTGACGGTGATCACGCGCAAGGCCTTTGGCGGGGCCTATGACGTGATGGCGTCCAAACATATCGGCGGCGACGTCAACTATGCCTGGCCATCGGCGCAGATTGCCGTGATGGGAGCCAAGGGCGCGGTGGAGATCATCTTCCGCCAGGATCTGGGCGATGCCGACAAGATCGCGGCGCGGACCAAGGAATACGAGGACCGCTTCATGTCGCCGTTCGTGGCGGCCGAGCGCGGCTATATCGACGAGGTGATCATGCCGCATTCGACCCGCCGGCGGATCGCCCGGGCGCTCGCCATGCTGCGGCATAAGGAAACCGAGCAGCCCTGGAAAAAGCACGATAATATTCCGCTATGA